One Skermanella pratensis genomic window, CAGTCATTGTTGGTCGCCATGATGACCCGCAGCAGGTTCGGCGCCTGGACAGCATCCACCCCCTTGCGTTCGATCATCAGCGTCGGTTCGGTGATCAACCCCTTGAGCACCCCGTCAGCAGCCCGGTCGCCGGCGAAGAAGGCTTCGTCGGCGAACAGGAGGAGCACGTCGCGCAGATGGCCGTTGAAGTTCCCGATCACGTGTCTCGGGTTGGTCACCTGGATGCCGTGTATGCCGAGGATTTCGCGGAGAGCACGCCCCAGGGTTCCCTTCCCGCTGCCCTCACCGCCGCGCAGGACGACGGCCACCTCCGCCTTGACCATGGGCTGTTGGAACATGTGCGCGCACCAGTTCAACAGCCAATCGCACAGGCTGGTGCTGCCCGAGCAGATGACGTCGAGGAGATGCCGGTGCAGCAGCGGCCACTCACCCGGGCGAGGCTCGATGCCAAAGCCGCGCCAGAGATTGAAGGTGTCCGCCGGGGCGACTTGGCCGGGCAGAAACACCAAGCCGCCCAGGTATTGCCGGCGGTGTTCGTGTTCCAGCCAAGCATCACCAAGAGGACGCCGCATCGGCTGCCCGTTCTTCCGCCTGCCGACCTCAACCCGGTGGTTCGCGTACAGGGAGGAAATCTGGGCGGGGGAGCTGAAGACATAGACCGGCTTTCCAGTCGCGTAGTCGAGCTTTTCCGTCATCACCAACGTCTTGCCGGCGTCGAACACGACGGCGTGCCGCTCGTTCATCTTCAGGACCCAAGCAGGCGTGTCCGCCCGGTCGAAGGATCGCACGACGCAGCGTGCGAGATACCGGAGTTGGGCCGCCTCGGTGGTATGCTTACCCGTGTCGCAGGCCGCTCCATGCTCGAAGGCCCGCAGGATGAGCGCGACATCGACGCCCGAGAAGCCAGCCTGCTTGAGCATGGACGCGAGGCTCATGTCCAAGCCGCTGCGGCTGGTGTCCATCAGCCCGGCGGTGTCACCCTCCCAGCGGCACCGCAGGGGCTCGGACGCGGCCAGGGCGGTATCCAGGCCCGACTGGAGGGCTAGCGACAGGTCGGCCCATTCCCGGACTTCCAGCACGCGCTTGGCGCGCATCTCGCTGATCAGGGCGGCAATGGCCGCCCCCATCTCAGGAGTCGTCATCGCGCTCCGGGGCCGGTTTGCGGGAAGGTCCATGGCCTCCCCGGAAAAAGCGGATGGTCCCGACTCGGCCAACAGCCGGTCCGGCAATGCCTCCAGCTGATCGGGCGAGTACTCCCCGCCGCCCAACCATAGAACCCTCGCCTGGGTTATGCCGCGCCCCTTGTCCCTTTTCTTCCCATGAGGAAAGTTCAACGTTCCCGGCATACGCATAATGCGGTCGGTGTTGAAGGTGTTGTCGCCGCCCAACGCTTTCCCGATGGCCTTGGCGAGCGCTTCATTTCGGCGTGTCGCCTCACCGTTCGGTCCGTCGAGGGGGTATGGCTCGGCAAAGCGCCAGAACAGCTGGACGCCGTTGCCGCTGTCGATGATCACGGTCGGCGGGAAGTCAGGATCGGCCGCAAGTTTTTCTGCAAGGGCGAGAAGCCTCTGGCGTTCCCGATCCCAGCCGCCGGGCTCAATCTCCTCGGCTTCTCGGGGGTCGATGTCGGCCCAAATAGCGAGCGCGGCGGCCATATCCGCCTTGGCCGGCTTTGTCATTACCGGCCCGTGTGTCTGGTTGGGGACGAAGTATATGTTCGCCTGGTTTTCCTGATGGAACTTGACGAACTTCGGTACTCCGGCTTCGATCTCATCAGGATCGAAGGTTCTGCCGATCAGCTTACCGCTCGCATGAATGGCGATCAGTGTAAAAGGGTTGCCTTTCGACCAATAGAGCGCAAATTCAACGGCGCCAACATTCGGCTCGTCACCTTGGTTGTAGGATAATGCGCTTATCGTCACTGGACGTCCTCCTTGAAGGCAGCTAGCCGGGATTGCGTCCGGCGGATAAGGGCATCGGCACGGACCTGGCCGATGGAGAGGGCCACCATGTCATCGAACTCCTGCTCAGCAGTCTCAAGGTCGCCCTCTAAAAAGCAGTGCGCGGCAATCTCCAGATCGCTCAGACCGTCGATCGAGTTGCCGATGGGGACTCGGTGGAAGGAGTTGGCCCTTTCGCCTGGCCTGATCTGGTAGCTGACCGTGGCCCAAAAATGCCCAGGCAACTGGGCCGGAACTTCCGCTCCGCGGTCTATCGCCGCCACTTGAAGCTCACCGAGCATCGTCTTGCGGAGGCGGAGGGACCGGCCGGGATTAGCGGCGAACCAGTCCCGGTCATCCTCCGCCCACGGGTCGGTGATCGCATCCGGAACGACGGCCACTACGGGCTTCATGTTGTGCACGGCCTTGCAGCCATCACAGACGGCCAGGAAATCGCCGCCACTGGGCACGCAGAGCACGGGTAAACCGGGTACCGCCGGTGCGCCACAGCAGTCACACCCATGTGCAAGGAAGCGGTCCGTCGTCCGGTTGATCAAGTCCAGTTGGGCTCTGGTCGGCCTGTGCTTCCTTGCCCTGCTGCGGGATCGTGCCGCTTCTGCGCGGCGTTGACGACGGTTAGGCGAAGACAAGGGCGTGCTGGCACGGAACGCCTGTTCCATGTTATGATCTCTCCACTGAAGTATTCATTGCGCCAAACGAGCAGTTAGCGGGCGCTACGGCATCGTATGGACTGGGGATTGCAGGTGCTCGGCAGGTACGGCCCTGCCGGTCACCGTTTAGTCAAGCCGCCTCATCGGTCAGGACGAGCGTGTTCTGTTACGTTGGCTCTTTCTGACATGCTCGGATAAGCTCCTGGCATGCCACGTGCCGGCTGACCAGCCACTCCTGGAGTACTTTCGCTGTAGTTCGGTCACCCATCTCCCAAGCGCCGAGCAGAGCTTCGAGTTCATAATGGAGGTTTGAGGGGCCCATGTCGTGGATGCTACGATAGTCGTAGAAAACTCCCCCCTCCTGTACGATGACATTGCTCCAGTTAAGGTCGCACCATTCAGGCATCTTAGCGCCAGCCGGCCAGATGGAGAGCAGCTCAAACTCGGGATTGAAGAGATACGCTGCCCCGTTATCGGCGATCCACACGCCGAACGGCAGGCGCAGCTTCTGCCGGTTGAACTCATCAACCGACAGGGACCTGCCGGTGGGAAACCTCCGGAGAGCCTGCTGGACCTTGCGTGGGCGTCGCACCAATTTCGCGACATCCAACAGAAGCTTCCCCAGCAGTCGCGGCCTATGCTCCCAAGACGGCCCGCTGGATGGCACGACGTTGCTGGCTTCCATATCGTGGTGGCTTGTAGTATGCTGTGTACTCATGACCTTATAAACCCTTCTGTTTGAAGCTGCCCTGGGCCCTGGCTGCACACCAAGCCAGGGCAGCGGATTGCTGATGTTGTCTTCCGATACGATTTGTGTCCGGGCTGGGCTGGCCCATAGATCACCCGATAAGCTTAGAACCGGTCACTGAGTGCGCCGACCTTGGTCTCGATGTCGATCAGCAGCCGAGTCCTTGAAAATCCTGCAAGTGAGTTATACCGCATTCAGTAAATGCTGACTCTTGAAGAGGGCGCACCGTCCTGGCGAGAGGCTTCTACCGGGGCTTGTGGGATCGGGCAGGATTGCGTCCGTCAAGCTGGTGTAAATTAGGAGGAGGCCATCAACACCGTAGGTCAGGTCTTTGTCAGCGCGGCGAGGGCCGCTTCATCACTGGCGGCCATGCCGGTCATGGTTTCAAGCGTCAGGTAACGATGTTGTAGTTGCCACTCGTCATTCTGCTCGAGAAGTACAGCACCAACAAGCCTGCGAACGCTGGCCTCGTTCGGGAAGATGCCGACGACATTGGTCCGGCGCTTGACTTCCTTGTTCAAGCGCTCGATCGGATTGGTCGAGTGCAACTTGCTACGATGGGGTTCAGGATAGTCCATGTAGGCGAGCACGTCGTGTTCGGCATCGTCGAGCAGGGCGGCGACCTTGTGAAAGCGCGGGCGGAGCTGATCGGCGACGTGGCGCCAGGCTTGTCCGGCAGTCTCGCGATCGGGCTGGACGAAGACCTGCCGGACAGCGGCCGAGACGACCGACTGCTGGCTTTTCGGCACATGGGCCAATAGCGATCTCATGAAATGCACCCGGCACCGTTGCCATGTGGCGCTCAGGACCTGCGTGATGGCCGCCTTGAGACCTTCGTGGGCGTCGGAGATCACCAGCTTCACGCCCTTCAGGCCGCGACGGACCAGACCACGCAGAAACTCGATCCAGAAGGTGGCGGCTTCAGATTGACCCAGGCCGAGCCCGAGGATTTCACGGCGGCCGTCCTGGTTGACGCCGGTGGCGATTATTGCCGCGATCGACACGATGCGGCCATTCTGGCGGACCTTGATGTAGGTCGCATCGAGCCAAAGGTAGGGCCACTCGCCATCCAGCGGCCGCTCGAGGAAGGACAGCACGCGGGTGTCGATGTCCTGGCACAGCGCCGAGACCTGCGACTTGGAGATGCCGGTCATGCCCAGCGCCTGGACCAGGTCATCGACCTTGCGGGTGGACACGCCCTGGATCCACGCTTCCTGGATCACGGCCGTCAGCGCCTTCTCGGTAGTTTTGCGGGGCTCCAGAAAAGCCGGAAAGTAGGTCCCCTGGCGCAGCTTCGGTATCTTCAGGTCGAGCGTGCCGAGCCGGGTTTCCAGCTGACGATCCCGATAGCCGTTGCGGTATGTGGTGCGCTCGTCGGAGCGCTCATGGCGCCCGGCGCCGATCAGGCCGTCGACCTCGAACTCCATCAGCCGCTGGAGCGTGTGAGCGGCGATGGCGCGCAGGAAGTCGCCATCGGTACTGGCCTGGATCTGGTCGAGCAGAAGTGTCATCGTATCCTTGGTCATCATGCCTCTCTCGGGGTCTGGTCTCGTGTCGCAACTCGACCTTACCTGATGAGCGTGATGACCACCTCCGCGTCGTTGCGGCCCCAGGGGCGGAGGGTTGAGGCGGCCCGGGTTCCGCTCTGCGAGCTCCACCCGGGCCGCCTCAACCCTTCAGGGGCCAATTTCCACCACTCCGCTGGACGTTACCTCGGGCAGTTTGTGATTCGGTTTCACCGCATTGATCTGCGGAGGGACATGATGGTGGCTGTTGCGATCCGACGAGACATCGAGGCCAGCGAGTTGCGGCGCCTTGCCCGCCTGGAGCGGGATGGTCGGGTATCCAGCCGGCTTCTGGCGCTGGCCGCGGTGCTCGATGGTGTCAGCCGCGAACAGGCCGCCCGCATCGGAGGAATGGATCGGCAGACCCTGCGCGACTGGGTTCACCGCTTCAACGAAGCGAGTGTGGCAGGCCTGCGCGACCGTGCCCGGTCGGGTCGGCCTTGCCTGCTGGCCGAGGAACTGCTCCCGGAGTTGGCCGCCCTGATCGCCGACGGCCCGCAGGTCGAGCGCGACGGTGTGGTCGAGTACCGCCTGTCCCATATCCGCGCGTTGTCGCTGCGGCACTTCGGCGCCGACTACAGCCAGGGTGGCATGCACGCCGTGTTGCGCCGGATGGGCTTTTCCTGGCTGAAGCCCCGGCCGATCCATCCCAAGACCGATCTTGTGGCCCAGGAGACATTTAAAAAAACTTCGGCCAGACGCTGGCATGCATCCGTGATCAGCATCCCGAAGTCGAGCAGGTGGAGGTCTGGTTCCAGGACGAGGCCAGGGTCGGCCAGAAAGGCTCACTGACCCATCTGTGGGCCCCGACCGGCACGCGACCTCGAGCGGTGCGCGACCATCGCTTCAAGTCCGCCTACATCTTCGGCGCGGTTTGTCCGGAGCGCGACACCGGGGTGGCACTGGTGGTCAACCGGGTCAGCACCGAGGCGATGAACCTCATGCTCGCCGAGATCAGCCAAGCCGTCGGCAAGGCCGCACATGCCGCCGTGCTGATCGACGGCGCCGGCTGGCACATCGCTAACGATCTCGAGGTGCCGGTCAACATCACTCTCGTCCCGCTGCCGCCCTACAGTCCGGAACTCAATGCCATTGAGCGTCTGTGGCAAGTCATGCGGGACACCCTGCTCTCACACCGCCTCTTCACCGATCTCAACCACATCATCGAAGTCTGCTGCACAACCTGGAATACTCTCATCGGCCAGCCTGGACGGATCCGGTCTACATGCGGTTACTCCTGGGCCGCACCAGTCAGAACTTCCTGAACTTGGTATTAGTGAACTCCCCACCATCTTTCCGCGCTTCAGCCTGAACTCGTGGTTTTTGATCAGGCGCTAGGATCGTACCGTCTTACGCAGTGCTGCTACCGGTTGGCTGAAGGCGTGTATCTGTCTGCACGGAACTTATGATCCATGGTAGAATGTTTCCCTGTCTAAAATTGAAGCTGTGCCCCGCGAGCAGATGGCGGGCACTGGTGCATCATGTAGATTGAGAGTTACAGGTGCCCGGCAATTGTAGTCCTTGCCGGGCACTGTCCAACTACGCCGCTTCACGCGTCAGGGCGGCTGCTTCGCGCCCGGCCAGCTTCCTGGCTAGCCATTCGAGGATTTCGGCTTCCAGCCAGGCTACCCGGTTGCAACCAAGATGGATACGGCGAGGGAACTCGCCTTTTTGCTCTAGGCGCCAGACATGCACGGCGCTGTACGGAATTTTGGCGGACAGTTCCTTCGCGGTTACCAGCTTGGGAACCGCCGACGGCATTGGTGAGACCCCGCCTTTGGGAAAGGAAGGTTGGGTCGTTCGGTCGTCCATGTTCGCTCCTGTAGGCTGGTGTTAGCCGACAGTAGCTTCCAGCTTCGGGTAGACGAAGGGGGGTCGTCTACCCGAGCAGTCCGGCCTCACGCAGCTGGACCACGTGCGCACCGACTCCGGCCTCGATCTGAAACTCAATCGACTCCACTAGATCGCTCAGTGTCCGGCTATACGCACCTTTTCGATGGTTCTTCAAAAGTTCGTTGACCTGCTTGGACGTGAACCTCAGGTGGGCAGCCCCGATCGCGATCACTTCCCGCCTTCGACCAGCAGGCGCCTTGTTGATCGCAGCGATGACCAGTGCGCGGGCATACTCCGTTTCGAGCGGCAGAGCGTTGCCGACGCGCTGCGTGTGCGCCATTCGGTCCTCGGAAACACCCTTCAGTACGTTCTGCTGCGCATCTATCAAGTCATTGAGAGCCGGACAGACATGCCCCTGACTTTCCAGAAAGCTCCGGAAGGAGTAATTCAGCGCCAACCATAACTCCTGCTGCCGCCGTCGCCGTGCGACAGAATTTTCATCAGGTATGTTCCGCCAGTCATGATTAAGTATCCCGATCTCCGCCAATAACGCTATCGCGGCATCTTCCAAACCTGGCGGAGGAGCACCCCTTGCGCTTAGTTCAGCCCGCTTGTGTAAGACTTCGATGATCTTTGGAGGCTTGCGGCTCATGCCGGCCTCCGCAGCGGCTCTACATTTTCGATATGATCCGTGCGCCCCAGGGCGACCACGTAGCATGCCCATGCCTTCAGAGCCGTCTTGCGTTGGTCCAGATACTGACCCCGCTGGTAAACGGCGGCGATGCCGCGAACCGTGCTGCTGACGTGGTTCAGGATACGATCGATCACGACTGGGTTGAGTCCTAAATCCTGACTGGCCATCGTCGCGAATGTCCGGCGCAGGTCATGGAAGCACCATCCGGTGACACCGCTGTCCGTCCCGAGCCGGGCGCGGGCACGGCTGAAGCCGCTGACGGAGGTGGTCAGCGTTGTCGTGAACAGGAACTCGACGTCATACCGGGGCAGGGTTCCCAGCACCTCCAGCGCGGCCGGGGCAAGATGGACAACGTGCTCGACACCGTTCTTGGCCCGTCCGCCTGGGATGGTCCAGATGCCTTTGTCAAGGTCGAACTCCGACCAGCGGGCGTCCGAGACTTCCCGGAGGCGCTGACCGGTCAGGATCAGTAACTGGGTCATCGGTCCGAAGGGATATCCTTCGCGGCCGGCAGCATTCCATACAAGGCGGAGCTCCTCCGGCGTTAGTACCCTGTCGCGTGACTGCTCGCTGCTCGGCGCCTCCATCGACGTCAGCGGGCTTGCGCTCACATAGTCGCGGCCGGCAGCCCAGGTGAACATCCGCCGCAACCGGCTAAACACCCGGTTTGCTTCCACAGGCGCGTGGCGATCGATGATGGCGTCGAGCAGTCGGTGGATGTCGGCCTTGCCGACCGCGGCGATATCCATCTGGCCGATCTGGGGCAAGACATCCTTCCGGAATGACCGTTCGACCTCGGCGGCGCTCCGATTGCAGGACTGGTCCCGCTTCAGCCACTCGGAAACCACCATTTCGACCGAACGCTTTGCTGTGGCGGCGGCCTTGGGCCTGGTGCCCTTGCGCAACTCGCCCAGTACCTTCACAGCTTCCAGCCTGGCGTTCGCCAGCGACATGGCTGGGAACTCGCCCAGGCGCCCCCTGACCAGCTTGCCATCGGCGCGGCCTAGGACGGACCAGGATTTCCTGCCGGTCGGCTCAACGCGCAGGCGCAGGCCCCGAACAGTGGCGTCGGGGTATTCGGTTCGGTCATTGGACGGCCGCACCTTGTCAACGAAGGTGGCGGTTAGAGGTTTTTCGGTGAGACGGGGCACACAACACTCCTGACTGCGGGTAACATGCCGGGTAGCTTGGGTAACAAGTTCCTGCGTATTGGCATGTTCGTCAGTGTAAGCCCAGGCAAGCCTAAATGCCAGTAATGACTGGCATTTTGAAGATCGAATGTTCTTTCATGTAGGCCGATGAAAGATTGATCGACCGACTTCTAAGCGGACGGTCGCTGGTTCGAATCCAGCAGGGCGCGCCATTTTCCAGGCATTCGGCAGCGGTCCCCACGGCGCTGTTCCCGGCACTATGGAGAGTACGGCACCGAGTGCTGCGCCCCTGCCGGCCAAAGTATCGGAATGACGTCGGCGGCGCTCGGTTAGATCGAAGCGCCATCGGGACGGCTGCCTTGAATGACAGCCCTGACTCCGCCTGATCCTCGCTTTATGCGGTTTATGCGGTTTATGCGGTTGGCAATCGAGATGTTCCATCGCGGCCGAGAAGGGCCGGATATCGGTCAATCGATAAATGGGGCATCCCGTTGCAGGCCGGCATTCAGGAGCGGACCACGGATCGGTTGGATGAGGGGGCACCTCGATAGCCCTGAACTCGATCACTTCAAAGATATGATGGAAAAATGAGAGGAAGCCGAAATGCTGCCTCTGTTAACCACATAGAATATTGCAAGAAATTTCCAAAGGCTCTAGAGAGTAAGGGTTGTGGATAATAGGCGAATTTGCCTCGACAATTTCGTATTATTCTGGGAAAAGGCAAAGCCGATGGGTAGTTTTATATCAGTCAGGGATCGGCTTGTAACTCGTTCCTCATGGC contains:
- a CDS encoding primase-helicase family protein — translated: MTISALSYNQGDEPNVGAVEFALYWSKGNPFTLIAIHASGKLIGRTFDPDEIEAGVPKFVKFHQENQANIYFVPNQTHGPVMTKPAKADMAAALAIWADIDPREAEEIEPGGWDRERQRLLALAEKLAADPDFPPTVIIDSGNGVQLFWRFAEPYPLDGPNGEATRRNEALAKAIGKALGGDNTFNTDRIMRMPGTLNFPHGKKRDKGRGITQARVLWLGGGEYSPDQLEALPDRLLAESGPSAFSGEAMDLPANRPRSAMTTPEMGAAIAALISEMRAKRVLEVREWADLSLALQSGLDTALAASEPLRCRWEGDTAGLMDTSRSGLDMSLASMLKQAGFSGVDVALILRAFEHGAACDTGKHTTEAAQLRYLARCVVRSFDRADTPAWVLKMNERHAVVFDAGKTLVMTEKLDYATGKPVYVFSSPAQISSLYANHRVEVGRRKNGQPMRRPLGDAWLEHEHRRQYLGGLVFLPGQVAPADTFNLWRGFGIEPRPGEWPLLHRHLLDVICSGSTSLCDWLLNWCAHMFQQPMVKAEVAVVLRGGEGSGKGTLGRALREILGIHGIQVTNPRHVIGNFNGHLRDVLLLFADEAFFAGDRAADGVLKGLITEPTLMIERKGVDAVQAPNLLRVIMATNNDWAVPAAKDARRYLVLDVPDTVKGNREYFTALNAEMEAGGLAAFLHDMLRRDIAGWNHRTAPTTAGLIEQKLFSLHGVSRWWFERLCVADEPPEPTDSQIQVIAVEIDAHCWMTGASKNSLYQEYVIWVGNQKAEYRPEPQAMFWKQLRSLVPTMKMYRPRHSSGERPLSIRFPPLRDARAAFEIAIGGPINWPAVSDGEGSEDE
- a CDS encoding IS256 family transposase gives rise to the protein MTKDTMTLLLDQIQASTDGDFLRAIAAHTLQRLMEFEVDGLIGAGRHERSDERTTYRNGYRDRQLETRLGTLDLKIPKLRQGTYFPAFLEPRKTTEKALTAVIQEAWIQGVSTRKVDDLVQALGMTGISKSQVSALCQDIDTRVLSFLERPLDGEWPYLWLDATYIKVRQNGRIVSIAAIIATGVNQDGRREILGLGLGQSEAATFWIEFLRGLVRRGLKGVKLVISDAHEGLKAAITQVLSATWQRCRVHFMRSLLAHVPKSQQSVVSAAVRQVFVQPDRETAGQAWRHVADQLRPRFHKVAALLDDAEHDVLAYMDYPEPHRSKLHSTNPIERLNKEVKRRTNVVGIFPNEASVRRLVGAVLLEQNDEWQLQHRYLTLETMTGMAASDEAALAALTKT
- a CDS encoding IS630 family transposase (programmed frameshift), yielding MVAVAIRRDIEASELRRLARLERDGRVSSRLLALAAVLDGVSREQAARIGGMDRQTLRDWVHRFNEASVAGLRDRARSGRPCLLAEELLPELAALIADGPQVERDGVVEYRLSHIRALSLRHFGADYSQGGMHAVLRRMGFSWLKPRPIHPKTDLVAQETFKKNFGQTLACIRDQHPEVEQVEVWFQDEARVGQKGSLTHLWAPTGTRPRAVRDHRFKSAYIFGAVCPERDTGVALVVNRVSTEAMNLMLAEISQAVGKAAHAAVLIDGAGWHIANDLEVPVNITLVPLPPYSPELNAIERLWQVMRDTLLSHRLFTDLNHIIEVCCTTWNTLIGQPGRIRSTCGYSWAAPVRTS
- a CDS encoding helix-turn-helix transcriptional regulator, with the protein product MDDRTTQPSFPKGGVSPMPSAVPKLVTAKELSAKIPYSAVHVWRLEQKGEFPRRIHLGCNRVAWLEAEILEWLARKLAGREAAALTREAA
- a CDS encoding tyrosine-type recombinase/integrase; amino-acid sequence: MPRLTEKPLTATFVDKVRPSNDRTEYPDATVRGLRLRVEPTGRKSWSVLGRADGKLVRGRLGEFPAMSLANARLEAVKVLGELRKGTRPKAAATAKRSVEMVVSEWLKRDQSCNRSAAEVERSFRKDVLPQIGQMDIAAVGKADIHRLLDAIIDRHAPVEANRVFSRLRRMFTWAAGRDYVSASPLTSMEAPSSEQSRDRVLTPEELRLVWNAAGREGYPFGPMTQLLILTGQRLREVSDARWSEFDLDKGIWTIPGGRAKNGVEHVVHLAPAALEVLGTLPRYDVEFLFTTTLTTSVSGFSRARARLGTDSGVTGWCFHDLRRTFATMASQDLGLNPVVIDRILNHVSSTVRGIAAVYQRGQYLDQRKTALKAWACYVVALGRTDHIENVEPLRRPA